In the genome of Campylobacter concisus, one region contains:
- a CDS encoding glycosyltransferase family 4 protein: MIKVGFIGSVSKEWMGGLNYFKNLLFAINSIEKKELEVFVFVGKKIDIETKRMFQEYATVIEDSVFDRKSIKWFLSKIEQKIFKTNILLENILKKHNIQILSHAAITNLKNVKTINWIPDFQHIHLPQMFSEKEIQSRNRNFLELIRNSDLIVLSSFDALKDMKKFAPNYKDKARVLQFVSQPNSRYFELDEHDKSLLLQNYEIKDDFFYIPNQFWKHKNHMMIFEAISELKKDGIEINIVCTGYLGDYRNKTYIDDAREFIKSNNLEDNIKLLGLVDYEDVFALIKFSKAVINPSLFEGWSSTVEECKSVGKNMILSNLDVHKEQYPNAVFFKRDSIESLKEVLKFYKIENKSNVEPLEARTKKFANIYSSICREALTH, translated from the coding sequence ATGATTAAAGTTGGATTTATAGGTAGTGTGTCAAAAGAATGGATGGGCGGATTAAACTATTTTAAAAACTTACTTTTCGCTATAAATTCTATAGAAAAAAAAGAGCTTGAAGTATTTGTTTTTGTTGGTAAAAAAATAGATATAGAAACAAAAAGAATGTTTCAAGAATATGCAACTGTAATAGAAGATAGCGTATTTGACAGAAAAAGTATAAAATGGTTTCTTAGTAAAATAGAACAAAAAATATTTAAAACAAATATTTTGCTCGAAAATATCCTTAAAAAACATAATATACAAATACTTTCTCATGCAGCTATAACAAATTTAAAAAATGTAAAAACTATAAATTGGATACCTGATTTTCAACATATTCATTTACCTCAAATGTTTTCTGAAAAAGAGATACAAAGTAGGAATAGAAATTTCTTAGAGTTAATACGAAATAGTGACTTAATTGTTCTTAGTAGTTTTGATGCATTAAAAGATATGAAAAAATTTGCACCCAATTATAAAGATAAGGCAAGAGTTTTGCAATTTGTTTCGCAACCAAATAGTAGATATTTTGAACTAGATGAACATGATAAAAGTTTGTTATTGCAAAATTATGAAATAAAAGATGATTTTTTCTATATACCAAATCAATTTTGGAAGCATAAAAATCACATGATGATATTTGAGGCCATTAGTGAATTAAAAAAAGATGGCATTGAGATTAATATTGTTTGTACTGGGTATCTAGGTGATTATAGAAATAAAACATATATTGATGATGCAAGGGAATTTATAAAATCAAATAATCTTGAAGACAATATAAAACTTTTGGGACTCGTGGATTATGAAGATGTTTTTGCATTGATTAAATTCTCAAAAGCAGTAATAAATCCATCTTTATTTGAGGGTTGGAGTTCTACCGTCGAAGAGTGTAAAAGTGTAGGAAAAAATATGATCTTATCTAACCTGGATGTGCATAAAGAACAATATCCAAATGCAGTTTTTTTTAAAAGGGATAGTATTGAATCTTTAAAAGAAGTACTAAAGTTTTATAAGATAGAAAATAAGAGTAATGTAGAACCATTAGAAGCAAGGACAAAAAAGTTTGCAAATATTTACTCTTCAATTTGTAGAGAGGCTTTAACTCACTAG
- a CDS encoding glycosyltransferase, whose protein sequence is MDKDIYYKNYEEKPTKLSVITAAYNAEKFLPRLIKSLHDQVDKDFEWIISDGVSSDKTLEILKSADGINIKVISGEDFGIYDALNRGIKACNGEFYLIIGADDELYPNAIKDYKKAIGDGVDIITARIDTNNGKIEPNSGPKWLKGQFRYISGHAVGSIYRTSLHQKLGYYSRKFPIAADQLFVLTAANYGAKIKVVKSVVGKFSNDGVSSIDMLGALCEFYRVQVVMGENKFLQTILFILRLIKNFRKL, encoded by the coding sequence ATGGATAAAGATATCTACTATAAAAATTATGAAGAAAAACCAACTAAACTTAGTGTAATTACAGCAGCTTATAATGCAGAAAAATTCTTGCCTAGATTGATAAAAAGTCTACATGATCAAGTTGATAAAGATTTTGAGTGGATCATTTCTGATGGAGTGTCTAGCGATAAGACTTTAGAAATTTTAAAAAGTGCCGATGGGATAAATATAAAAGTAATTTCGGGCGAAGACTTTGGGATTTATGATGCTTTAAATAGAGGCATAAAAGCTTGTAATGGAGAATTCTATCTTATTATCGGTGCTGATGATGAGCTTTATCCAAATGCTATTAAAGATTATAAGAAAGCCATAGGAGATGGTGTAGACATAATAACAGCTCGTATTGATACCAATAATGGCAAAATTGAGCCAAATAGTGGTCCAAAATGGCTTAAAGGGCAATTTCGCTATATTTCAGGACATGCTGTAGGCTCAATATACCGCACAAGTCTTCATCAAAAACTTGGTTACTATTCAAGAAAATTTCCAATAGCGGCAGATCAGCTATTTGTATTGACTGCTGCAAATTATGGAGCAAAGATAAAAGTCGTAAAAAGTGTTGTCGGTAAATTTTCAAATGATGGAGTTAGTAGTATTGATATGTTAGGGGCTCTTTGTGAATTTTACAGAGTTCAGGTGGTGATGGGCGAAAATAAATTTTTACAAACCATCCTATTTATTTTAAGACTTATTAAAAATTTTAGAAAATTATAA
- a CDS encoding glycosyltransferase family 2 protein, with protein sequence MKDYDVSIIVPIYNVEKYIEECATTLLEQDYNNIEYIFVNDCTLDSSIKILKDIIERYPNRISHVKIINKIKNEGLPQARKSGLKISSGKYILHVDSDDWVDKDMVSSLMSEARKSYADIVCFDYIKEFNKKSVVKSFFYTKNYPKSNLNFVKAILSHEISVSMCDKLVKRELYENVEFPYFSHCEDSFVNLQLFYWAKKIIHIAKPFYHYRTNPNSLSSSFSNNKKALDDFSDFSRAVKKFLIQKDLFDEYFKFHIPTILKFTLDYSESDFKKQINAICPEANNIKYVFQINRNIIYKILYSTVFIGFPQIFVFAKKVFIRLRNF encoded by the coding sequence ATGAAAGACTACGATGTTTCTATAATAGTTCCCATATATAATGTGGAGAAATATATAGAAGAATGTGCAACTACGCTTTTAGAGCAAGACTATAACAATATAGAGTATATTTTTGTAAATGATTGTACCCTAGATAGTTCTATAAAAATTTTGAAGGACATTATTGAAAGATACCCAAATAGAATAAGCCATGTAAAAATTATTAATAAAATAAAAAATGAGGGCTTACCGCAAGCTAGAAAAAGTGGGTTGAAAATATCAAGTGGCAAATACATTTTACATGTAGATAGTGACGACTGGGTCGATAAAGATATGGTAAGTTCTTTGATGAGTGAAGCTAGAAAAAGTTATGCAGACATAGTTTGTTTTGACTATATTAAAGAATTTAATAAAAAAAGCGTTGTAAAAAGTTTTTTTTATACAAAAAATTACCCAAAGTCTAATTTGAACTTTGTAAAAGCTATTTTATCTCATGAAATTTCTGTTTCCATGTGTGATAAATTGGTTAAAAGAGAGCTTTATGAAAATGTTGAATTTCCATATTTTTCACACTGCGAAGATAGTTTTGTAAATTTACAGCTTTTTTATTGGGCAAAAAAAATTATTCACATTGCAAAACCATTTTATCACTATAGAACAAATCCTAATTCGCTTTCTAGTAGTTTTTCAAATAATAAAAAAGCTCTTGATGATTTTTCTGATTTTAGCAGAGCTGTAAAGAAATTTTTGATACAAAAAGATCTTTTTGATGAATATTTTAAATTTCACATTCCTACTATTTTAAAATTTACTTTGGATTATTCTGAAAGTGATTTTAAAAAACAAATAAATGCTATATGCCCAGAAGCAAATAATATAAAATATGTTTTTCAAATCAATAGAAATATAATCTATAAAATTTTATATAGCACAGTTTTTATAGGGTTCCCGCAAATTTTTGTTTTTGCAAAAAAAGTATTTATTAGGCTTAGAAATTTTTAG
- a CDS encoding glycosyltransferase family 4 protein encodes MKIFIIGNVSSMMINFREELIKLLVSKGHDVYCLVSDYNEESRKKIISLGATPLDHTLNAKGLNPFKDLVATYDLVKLFRQHRPDAIFSFFVKPVIFVTIAAKMARVPRIVGMIEGLGGAFTVHKNGQTKKAKIIKTIQVLLYKISLPFLDELIFLNNDDKKDLIDRYNIKVKSINILGGIGVDLDKFSYTKAPTDPISFIFIARLLAEKGIFEYLEAAKIVKEKYKDVKFYIFGSFDEHNPFGLTQEELKPYLDSGIVIYPGFVNDIKERIADSSIFVLPSYREGVPRSTQEAMAIGRAVITTNSVGCRETVEDSVNGFLVQPFDSKILAQKMIYFIQNPEMIVQMGIESRKIAEVKFNINEKNERLAKIIIGK; translated from the coding sequence ATGAAAATTTTTATAATCGGTAATGTCTCGTCTATGATGATAAATTTTAGAGAAGAGCTCATAAAATTACTTGTATCGAAAGGGCATGATGTCTACTGTTTAGTTAGTGACTACAATGAAGAAAGTAGAAAAAAAATAATCTCATTAGGTGCAACACCGCTTGACCACACTTTAAATGCAAAAGGACTAAATCCATTTAAAGATCTCGTGGCTACATATGATTTGGTTAAGCTATTTAGGCAGCATAGGCCAGATGCGATTTTTTCTTTTTTTGTTAAACCAGTTATTTTTGTAACTATAGCCGCAAAAATGGCAAGAGTACCACGAATAGTAGGCATGATAGAAGGGCTCGGCGGGGCTTTTACGGTTCATAAAAATGGGCAAACAAAAAAGGCGAAAATCATCAAAACTATACAAGTTCTTTTATATAAAATTTCACTACCATTTCTTGACGAGCTTATATTTTTAAATAATGACGATAAAAAGGACTTGATTGATAGATACAATATAAAAGTAAAATCTATAAATATCTTAGGTGGTATAGGTGTTGATCTTGATAAATTCTCATATACTAAAGCACCAACTGATCCTATAAGTTTTATTTTTATAGCAAGGCTTCTTGCAGAAAAGGGAATATTTGAGTATTTAGAGGCAGCTAAAATCGTAAAAGAAAAATATAAAGATGTAAAGTTTTATATATTTGGTAGTTTTGATGAGCACAATCCATTTGGATTAACGCAAGAAGAACTAAAACCTTATCTTGATAGTGGCATAGTTATATATCCTGGTTTTGTAAATGATATAAAAGAACGGATAGCGGATAGCTCCATTTTTGTCTTGCCTTCATATAGAGAAGGTGTGCCAAGAAGTACGCAGGAAGCCATGGCGATAGGAAGGGCAGTAATAACCACAAATAGTGTAGGATGTAGAGAAACTGTTGAAGATAGTGTAAATGGGTTTTTGGTACAACCATTTGATAGTAAAATTTTGGCACAAAAGATGATTTATTTTATACAAAATCCAGAAATGATAGTCCAAATGGGTATAGAAAGCAGAAAAATAGCTGAAGTAAAATTTAATATAAATGAAAAAAATGAAAGACTTGCAAAGATTATTATTGGGAAATAG
- a CDS encoding alanine/glycine:cation symporter family protein: MPTNFAEILNNCVESINSFLWGPYFLITLLCGTGLFFTIRLGFVQIFKFKMGLRELFGNFSLHGEAAGKAGMSQFQAVATAIAAQVGTGNLVGATTALIMGGPGAIFWMWCAAFLGMATNFAEICLAQIYRTKDDSGHTIGGPAFYISRGLKGKWAKILAGFFAIAIIIALGFIGNMVQANSISDGFKGAFGIPQWITGAFLAIVCAVIFIGGVKAIARVAEKIVPLMALLYVGVGLIIIALNFHEIPDAVLLIYKAAFDPSAAWGGATGASIAAAMRYGIARGLFSNEAGMGSTPHAHAAANVKHPVDQAVLGIMSVFVDTFIVLNITVFVVLTANVISFENGKAVFTGITLVQEAFSSHIFGKVGGYSFVAVCLFFFAFTTILGWYYFAEINVRYLLGAKAVRAFQILVVVFVFLGSLQKVDFVWSLADMFNGLMVVPNLIAIIILSPIVAKLLKDHDAGKEYDVKDYLK; this comes from the coding sequence ATGCCTACAAATTTTGCTGAAATTTTAAATAATTGTGTTGAAAGTATAAATTCATTTCTTTGGGGTCCATACTTCCTTATTACCCTACTTTGCGGCACTGGACTATTTTTTACTATTAGGCTTGGGTTTGTTCAAATTTTTAAGTTTAAAATGGGTCTAAGAGAGCTTTTTGGGAATTTCTCACTTCACGGCGAAGCTGCTGGCAAGGCTGGCATGAGCCAGTTTCAAGCAGTTGCAACCGCAATCGCCGCACAAGTTGGCACTGGCAATCTAGTAGGTGCGACAACAGCTCTTATCATGGGTGGTCCTGGAGCGATATTTTGGATGTGGTGCGCTGCGTTTTTAGGCATGGCTACAAATTTTGCTGAAATTTGCCTAGCTCAAATTTACCGCACAAAAGACGATAGCGGGCACACGATAGGCGGTCCGGCATTTTATATAAGTCGTGGATTAAAAGGAAAATGGGCAAAAATTTTAGCTGGATTTTTCGCTATCGCTATCATTATCGCACTTGGCTTTATCGGAAATATGGTGCAAGCAAACTCGATCTCAGACGGCTTTAAAGGTGCCTTTGGTATACCTCAGTGGATAACTGGAGCTTTTTTAGCAATCGTCTGCGCTGTCATCTTTATAGGTGGCGTAAAGGCGATCGCAAGAGTAGCTGAAAAGATTGTGCCTTTGATGGCTTTGCTTTATGTAGGTGTTGGACTAATCATTATCGCTTTAAATTTTCACGAAATCCCAGATGCAGTTTTGCTTATCTACAAAGCCGCATTTGATCCCTCAGCTGCGTGGGGTGGAGCTACTGGAGCCAGCATAGCAGCTGCGATGAGATACGGCATCGCAAGGGGTCTTTTTAGTAATGAAGCCGGTATGGGCTCAACTCCACACGCACACGCTGCTGCAAACGTCAAACACCCAGTCGATCAAGCCGTACTTGGCATAATGAGCGTCTTTGTAGATACTTTTATCGTTTTAAATATAACCGTTTTTGTAGTGCTCACTGCAAATGTTATTAGCTTTGAAAATGGTAAAGCAGTCTTTACAGGTATAACCTTAGTGCAAGAAGCCTTCTCATCGCATATCTTTGGCAAGGTTGGCGGATATAGTTTCGTAGCTGTTTGCCTATTTTTCTTTGCATTTACAACGATTCTTGGATGGTACTATTTTGCTGAGATCAACGTAAGATACCTTCTTGGGGCAAAAGCGGTCAGAGCGTTTCAAATTTTGGTAGTCGTTTTTGTCTTTTTGGGAAGCTTGCAAAAGGTTGATTTTGTCTGGAGCCTAGCAGATATGTTTAATGGCTTGATGGTCGTACCAAATTTAATTGCCATCATCATTTTAAGCCCTATCGTGGCAAAGCTTTTAAAAGATCACGATGCTGGCAAAGAGTATGATGTGAAAGATTATTTGAAATAA
- a CDS encoding replication-associated recombination protein A translates to MFRPKNLDEICGQKVVKAAFLKFIASSKIPHSIFYGPAGCGKTSFARAVASGANYDFYEFDGGNLKIDDFRKILKNYENALNKPLFFIDEIHRLSKTQQEALLIPMENYKALVIGASTENPFFTLSSGIRSRSMLFEFRPLSSGDFEELLGKIREQISFSIDEEAKEYLFKSSGGDARAMLNLLEFAITLDENVSLENLKTLRQNALKEGAKEDDTHYELASAFIKSLRGSDENAVIYYLARLIDSGESADFIARRMAIFASEDIGNANPHALNLAASTLSAVKEIGFPEARIILAQCAIYLASSPKSNSSYNAINAALRYVQSEEILKIPPYLKNHTKESKDYLYPHDFGGWVEQKYLEKPLVFYKSKGIGFEKTLNEWLEKIKSKG, encoded by the coding sequence ATGTTTAGACCAAAAAATTTAGATGAAATTTGCGGTCAAAAAGTGGTTAAAGCGGCATTTTTAAAATTTATAGCCTCTAGCAAAATCCCGCACTCCATATTTTATGGTCCAGCAGGCTGTGGCAAGACAAGCTTTGCAAGAGCAGTGGCAAGCGGGGCAAACTACGACTTTTACGAGTTTGACGGCGGAAATTTAAAGATAGATGACTTTCGTAAAATTTTAAAAAACTACGAAAACGCCCTAAATAAACCACTCTTTTTCATAGACGAGATCCACAGACTTAGCAAAACCCAACAAGAAGCGCTACTCATCCCCATGGAAAACTACAAAGCCCTAGTCATCGGCGCTAGCACGGAAAATCCCTTTTTCACGCTAAGCTCAGGCATCAGAAGTCGCTCGATGCTCTTTGAGTTTAGACCGCTTAGCAGTGGCGATTTTGAGGAGCTTCTTGGCAAGATAAGAGAGCAAATTTCATTTAGCATTGACGAGGAGGCGAAGGAGTATCTCTTTAAAAGTAGCGGCGGTGACGCAAGAGCTATGCTAAATTTACTAGAATTTGCCATCACGCTTGATGAAAATGTGAGCCTAGAAAATTTAAAAACACTTCGCCAAAACGCCTTAAAAGAGGGGGCAAAAGAGGACGACACGCACTACGAGCTAGCAAGCGCTTTTATAAAAAGCCTGCGTGGAAGCGACGAAAACGCCGTCATATACTATCTCGCAAGGCTCATAGACTCTGGCGAGAGTGCGGACTTCATCGCCAGAAGGATGGCGATATTTGCCAGCGAAGACATCGGCAATGCAAACCCACATGCGCTAAATTTAGCCGCAAGCACGCTAAGCGCGGTAAAAGAGATAGGCTTTCCAGAGGCTAGGATCATACTGGCTCAGTGTGCTATCTATCTAGCTAGCTCGCCAAAGTCAAACTCCAGCTACAACGCGATAAATGCCGCTCTAAGATACGTGCAAAGCGAAGAAATTTTAAAGATTCCACCATACCTAAAAAATCACACAAAAGAGAGCAAAGACTACCTTTATCCGCATGATTTTGGCGGCTGGGTCGAGCAAAAATACCTAGAAAAACCGCTCGTTTTTTACAAAAGCAAGGGCATAGGCTTTGAAAAAACGCTAAATGAGTGGCTAGAGAAAATAAAATCCAAGGGTTAA
- a CDS encoding pyridoxamine 5'-phosphate oxidase family protein, translating into MRRKDRELSRDEALEIIDDCEYAVISCVDDEGEIFSVPISPVRVGESIFIHGATAGCKAKLLQDGRKVEFVCVSFNKVPHLSESELDAIKDDGKALGGKVFTTEYKSAIAKTRVYEITDEAKKYEILKILSLKYTAYAMSTFETAAQYGLKITKIYEFKIESLSAKAKILPKPAK; encoded by the coding sequence ATGAGGCGAAAAGATAGAGAGCTTAGTCGCGATGAGGCACTTGAGATTATCGATGATTGCGAATACGCGGTGATCTCATGCGTGGATGATGAGGGAGAAATTTTTAGCGTGCCGATCTCGCCAGTTAGGGTTGGTGAGAGCATTTTTATACACGGAGCTACCGCTGGCTGTAAGGCAAAACTACTTCAAGATGGACGAAAAGTAGAGTTTGTCTGCGTTAGTTTTAACAAAGTCCCGCATCTAAGCGAAAGCGAGCTAGATGCAATAAAAGACGATGGCAAGGCGCTTGGAGGCAAGGTTTTTACGACTGAGTACAAAAGTGCCATCGCAAAAACTAGAGTTTACGAGATCACAGACGAGGCTAAAAAATATGAAATTTTAAAAATCCTCAGCCTAAAATACACAGCCTACGCGATGAGTACCTTTGAAACAGCGGCTCAGTATGGGTTAAAGATCACTAAAATTTATGAGTTTAAGATAGAAAGTCTTAGCGCGAAAGCTAAAATTTTGCCAAAACCAGCAAAGTAA
- the ung gene encoding uracil-DNA glycosylase: protein MQINLDDVKIEPSWKEVLKDEFLSENFARIKENFLKAKSAGVVYPPSALIFNAFNLTPFHSIKVVILGQDPYHGANQAMGLSFSVPSDVKVPPSLVNIYKEIYADLGIKEPNSGDLTKWAKQGVLLLNSTLSVSAGAANSHASFGWQGFTDAVIRKISENLQNVVFMLWGNPAKAKAPLIAASKHLILEAAHPSPLARGAFFGCRHFSKANIYLANHGKTPIEWDLNAKI, encoded by the coding sequence ATGCAAATAAATTTAGACGATGTAAAGATCGAGCCAAGCTGGAAAGAGGTGCTAAAAGATGAGTTTTTGAGTGAAAATTTCGCTCGCATCAAAGAAAATTTCTTAAAAGCAAAGAGCGCTGGCGTCGTCTATCCACCAAGTGCGCTTATATTTAACGCATTTAATCTAACGCCGTTTCACTCTATCAAGGTCGTCATCCTAGGCCAAGATCCATACCACGGTGCAAATCAAGCCATGGGATTAAGCTTTTCAGTGCCTAGTGACGTAAAAGTCCCGCCAAGCCTTGTAAATATCTATAAAGAAATTTACGCTGATCTTGGCATAAAAGAGCCAAATAGTGGTGATCTCACAAAATGGGCAAAGCAAGGCGTGCTACTACTAAACTCAACTTTAAGTGTTAGCGCTGGAGCGGCAAATTCTCATGCAAGCTTTGGTTGGCAGGGTTTTACTGACGCAGTTATAAGAAAGATAAGTGAAAATTTACAAAACGTAGTTTTCATGCTCTGGGGCAACCCAGCCAAGGCAAAAGCGCCACTTATAGCTGCTAGCAAGCACCTCATTTTAGAAGCAGCCCACCCAAGTCCGCTAGCTCGTGGGGCATTTTTTGGCTGCAGGCACTTTTCAAAGGCAAATATCTACCTAGCAAACCACGGCAAAACGCCCATCGAGTGGGACTTAAACGCTAAAATTTGA
- a CDS encoding YbaK/EbsC family protein, giving the protein MSEQIFNKIYELLSKNEAKFKVLNHESATTSEEVAKLRGTKMSQGAKALVCSIKGVDEEKFRKIFKDENVLNDYLLSDEKPAMKAGKIYILAILPADMQANLDSLTQKFDGKRASLASPDEVLALTDCVFGSVPPFSFHKNLHIVVDERLLQRNDEIAFNAGLLDRSIILNTKDYTKIVRPTLINFAE; this is encoded by the coding sequence GTGTCAGAGCAAATTTTTAATAAGATCTATGAGCTTCTTAGCAAGAATGAAGCTAAATTTAAAGTTCTAAATCATGAGAGTGCGACCACTTCAGAAGAGGTGGCAAAACTTAGGGGAACAAAGATGAGCCAAGGTGCAAAGGCTCTAGTTTGCTCTATAAAAGGGGTAGATGAGGAGAAATTTAGGAAAATTTTTAAAGATGAAAATGTGCTAAATGATTATTTGCTAAGTGATGAAAAGCCAGCGATGAAGGCTGGTAAAATTTATATTTTGGCTATTTTGCCAGCCGATATGCAAGCAAATCTTGATAGCTTGACACAAAAATTTGACGGCAAAAGGGCAAGCCTAGCTAGTCCAGATGAAGTTTTGGCATTGACAGATTGTGTTTTTGGTTCAGTGCCGCCATTTAGCTTTCATAAAAATTTACACATTGTAGTTGATGAAAGGTTGCTACAAAGAAACGATGAGATCGCATTTAATGCGGGACTACTTGATAGATCGATCATTTTAAATACAAAAGATTATACAAAGATAGTACGGCCAACGCTAATAAATTTTGCAGAATAA
- the thrS gene encoding threonine--tRNA ligase, which produces MSDIIAYKLNGEIVDTQSIAGRESSAEPIYFDNSKEALHVIRHSCAHLMAQAIKSLYPKAKFFVGPNVEDGFYYDFRVDDEGTKLGESDLAAIEEKMKELAEKKIDIIKTCSTKANMSDKFKDDDLKQEVLKRIPDGEVSSYSQGDFEDLCRGPHVPNTKFLKFFKLTRVAGAYLGGDESREMLTRIYGTAYADKESLKEHIRIIEEAKKRDHRKLGTEMKLFTFDEEVGGGLPIWLPNGGRLRSKLEQILYKAHRDRGYEPVRGPELLKADVWRRSGHYANYKENMYFTTIDETEYGIKPMNCVGHIKVYQSDIRSYRDLPLKFFEYGVVHRHEKSGVLHGLFRVREFAQDDSHIFCMPSQIKENILEILKFAGKIMENFGFHYEMEISTKPAKAIGGDEIWETATKALKEALDENGFKYGIDEGGGAFYGPKIDIKITDALKRKWQCGTIQVDFNLPERFDLGYIDANNERQRPVMLHRALLGSFERFIGILLEHTAGELPFFIAPTQVVIVPISDAHLDYAKEISRELRKINIDSEIASKNESLNKRIRTAEKQRVPMIVVLGDNEVANKSVALRDRQARTQSDMSLAEFINLTKEKLSEVHF; this is translated from the coding sequence ATGAGCGATATCATCGCATACAAACTAAATGGCGAAATAGTCGATACTCAAAGTATCGCAGGGCGTGAGAGTAGTGCTGAGCCTATCTATTTTGACAACTCAAAAGAGGCACTACACGTTATCAGACACTCCTGTGCGCACCTCATGGCACAAGCTATCAAATCACTCTATCCAAAGGCGAAATTCTTTGTCGGACCAAACGTAGAAGATGGATTTTATTATGATTTTAGAGTTGATGATGAGGGCACGAAGCTAGGCGAAAGCGATCTAGCAGCGATCGAAGAAAAAATGAAAGAGCTTGCTGAGAAGAAAATTGATATCATCAAAACCTGCTCAACCAAAGCTAATATGAGCGATAAATTTAAAGATGACGACCTAAAGCAAGAGGTCTTAAAAAGAATTCCAGATGGTGAAGTGAGCAGCTATTCGCAAGGCGATTTTGAGGATCTTTGCCGTGGACCACACGTACCAAATACTAAATTTTTAAAATTTTTCAAGCTTACACGCGTGGCTGGAGCTTATCTTGGCGGCGATGAGAGCCGTGAGATGCTAACTAGAATTTATGGCACAGCATATGCAGACAAAGAGAGCCTAAAAGAGCACATCCGTATCATCGAAGAGGCCAAAAAGCGTGACCATAGAAAACTTGGTACAGAGATGAAGCTGTTTACTTTTGATGAAGAAGTGGGTGGCGGCTTGCCGATCTGGTTACCAAATGGTGGACGCTTGCGCTCGAAGTTAGAGCAAATTTTATATAAAGCCCACCGCGACCGTGGCTATGAGCCAGTGCGAGGTCCTGAGCTTTTAAAGGCTGATGTTTGGAGAAGAAGCGGTCACTACGCAAACTACAAAGAAAATATGTACTTTACGACGATCGACGAGACAGAGTATGGCATCAAGCCGATGAACTGCGTTGGTCACATCAAAGTTTATCAAAGTGATATCAGGTCTTACCGCGATCTACCGCTTAAATTTTTCGAATACGGCGTAGTGCATCGCCATGAAAAAAGCGGTGTGCTTCACGGGCTTTTCAGAGTGCGCGAATTTGCCCAGGACGACTCGCACATCTTTTGTATGCCAAGCCAAATCAAAGAAAATATCCTAGAAATTTTAAAATTTGCCGGCAAAATAATGGAAAATTTTGGCTTCCACTACGAGATGGAAATTTCAACCAAGCCTGCAAAAGCGATCGGCGGAGATGAAATTTGGGAAACGGCGACCAAAGCGCTAAAAGAAGCTCTTGATGAAAATGGCTTTAAATACGGTATCGATGAGGGCGGTGGCGCATTCTACGGTCCAAAAATCGACATTAAGATCACTGATGCGCTTAAGAGAAAGTGGCAGTGCGGCACGATACAAGTTGATTTTAACTTGCCAGAGCGCTTTGATCTAGGATACATCGATGCAAACAACGAAAGACAACGCCCCGTAATGCTTCACAGAGCACTGCTTGGCAGTTTTGAGAGATTCATAGGAATTTTACTTGAGCACACTGCTGGTGAGCTACCATTTTTTATCGCTCCTACGCAAGTCGTCATTGTACCTATTAGCGACGCACATTTAGACTACGCAAAAGAAATTTCACGCGAGCTAAGAAAGATCAATATCGATAGCGAGATTGCAAGTAAAAATGAGAGTTTAAATAAAAGAATAAGAACGGCTGAAAAACAAAGGGTGCCTATGATAGTCGTGCTAGGTGACAACGAAGTAGCGAACAAGAGCGTTGCGCTACGCGACAGACAGGCTAGGACGCAGAGCGATATGAGCTTGGCGGAATTTATAAATTTAACGAAGGAGAAACTTAGTGAGGTACATTTTTGA